Proteins encoded within one genomic window of Spiroplasma sabaudiense Ar-1343:
- a CDS encoding class I SAM-dependent methyltransferase → MKNYYGKLSSIIYNLTKPVGYSIDGDLEFYFEKIKTAKGIILEAGVGTGRMLIPFLRKGLQIEGIDSSSEMLQECQANVLRYNQETELIHGQIENFNFTKKYSAIIMPTGSICLIQDRTSVKNILEKYFDILEDDGQIIIDLIYPNYFKPNSEHEFDYKIDKNSFIKLKNISKEIDWINQKTSSHLIYEKYIDNELKETEVQNFDLNWYGMEEFKDMLLSAGFRNIEFIKNYGINRVLNLKTLTAIAKK, encoded by the coding sequence ATGAAAAATTATTATGGAAAATTGAGTAGTATAATTTATAATTTAACTAAACCAGTTGGTTATTCTATTGATGGTGATCTAGAGTTTTATTTTGAAAAAATTAAAACAGCTAAAGGGATAATCTTGGAAGCTGGTGTTGGAACTGGTCGCATGCTAATACCCTTTCTTAGAAAGGGTCTTCAAATTGAAGGCATTGATAGTTCATCTGAAATGCTCCAGGAGTGTCAAGCAAATGTTTTAAGATATAATCAGGAAACAGAACTTATTCATGGACAAATAGAAAACTTCAATTTTACAAAAAAATATTCAGCAATAATAATGCCTACTGGAAGCATTTGTTTAATTCAAGATAGAACGTCTGTGAAAAATATATTAGAAAAATATTTTGATATATTAGAGGATGATGGTCAAATAATTATTGATCTTATTTACCCCAATTATTTTAAACCAAACTCAGAACACGAATTCGATTATAAGATTGACAAAAATTCTTTTATCAAACTTAAAAATATTTCAAAGGAAATAGATTGAATAAATCAAAAAACAAGCTCTCATTTAATTTATGAAAAATATATTGACAACGAGTTAAAAGAGACAGAAGTTCAAAATTTTGACCTTAATTGGTATGGGATGGAAGAATTTAAGGACATGCTTTTAAGTGCTGGATTTAGAAACATTGAATTTATTAAAAATTATGGAATAAATCGTGTACTTAACCTTAAAACCCTAACTGCAATTGCAAAAAAATAA
- a CDS encoding coiled-coil domain-containing protein encodes MKDIYWILIGLALLAIAFGIAGIALVIKNSKKTEKKNLKSQSLLNHYDTNLDDFKKISKDFLKNVKIETNLDYFGNSVKTGLQFSPNFLKKLNLELDEEKLETLNKKIAELWNNTYETIEKSVLDLENLFNEKTQELQDQIEIKPILVNAYVSGLNEILIIFKDNFVSDIFALKLALMLDDQNLIPKSGEKIDLKNLKSKIADFKAKLKQLVKMLEKDLKK; translated from the coding sequence ATGAAAGATATTTATTGAATACTTATTGGTTTGGCACTTTTAGCAATTGCCTTTGGGATTGCAGGAATTGCACTGGTAATAAAAAATTCGAAAAAAACTGAAAAGAAAAACTTAAAATCACAAAGCTTATTAAATCATTATGATACAAATCTAGATGATTTTAAAAAAATAAGTAAGGATTTTTTAAAAAATGTAAAAATTGAAACAAACTTAGATTATTTTGGTAATAGTGTAAAAACCGGACTACAATTTAGTCCAAATTTCTTAAAAAAATTAAATTTGGAACTTGACGAAGAGAAATTAGAAACACTAAACAAAAAAATTGCAGAATTATGAAATAACACTTATGAAACTATTGAAAAAAGCGTACTTGATTTGGAAAACTTATTTAACGAAAAAACCCAGGAACTACAAGATCAAATTGAAATTAAGCCAATACTGGTAAATGCCTATGTCTCTGGTTTGAATGAGATTCTAATTATTTTTAAAGATAATTTTGTAAGTGATATTTTTGCGCTAAAATTGGCATTGATGTTAGATGACCAAAATTTAATTCCAAAATCAGGTGAGAAAATTGATTTAAAAAACCTTAAATCTAAGATAGCCGATTTTAAAGCAAAGCTAAAACAATTGGTAAAAATGCTAGAAAAAGATTTAAAAAAATAA
- a CDS encoding DNA translocase FtsK yields MKDLEREQAFDHQNDDRTRAFNVYKKQRRGDSVGWIIGALLLFFFNIVSIARLTIVGQFFDDVLFTLPFGWFKYVIYLVFFIVDISIYFGIKYKFKTRFLLMIGATIIVSCWLISAILLIVAWGSDSKLFVIDSYWSKNMVSDVMGSYFRNWKENSIFSDTATNSNPWLISPPESYFTMWAGGGIFGNLLAALAGFTTIFGGLIIAIFAFFITMVWIFTGDPLFLFKPKAKRRGRSLRILKLQGTAAVKPKSRGRYVNTLDFNPNNDFNDRMVLESIKESDVTIELPSFRRHRQEDLYQNHRQDFYNTQLDFSQTDEISPHHQLDDDKFLQKGARGYRQIQEQEPNYYDQSYQNFQNRLVPNRNLQSDLDKPKYKIPDENPPLRDNYYETRRQKDNLYEIPQSGIYGNISTNQARAIFEKETQVTPFGANGKTVEFFGNKNNDDKEPRLSPSQENRMEEVNFNKPRQSTLDEFISSEKIERQNYQEALAKQNQVRGPMAEIAAQRNNTRVIGSNFLNNSLMHPNKIEVDKNKKVKKEIYVNKGYKIPPISLLDEHNTSLEDLRRNEAMAHAKAEAINNALAQFNVSAKVVNMNIGPTVTKFELQPAPGTKVNSIISLENDLKLALASQNVRLEAPIQGKALVGIELANEVASLVRLRSVIEKTPIQKMNSKLMFAIGKNVTGELLFAELDKMPHLLVAGSTGSGKSVMINTIITSILLRSKPHEVKFLMIDPKKVELQIYSNLPHLLAPVINDMREANNALKKVINEMERRYSLFTEIGAKNIEGYNAKVTEEKSRLPFYVIVIDELADLMMTANKKDVEDSIMRLTQMARAAGIHLIVATQRPSTDVLTGVIKSNIPTRIAFAVSSGIDSRTILDSTGAEKLIGRGDLLYMPPGSSNLIRAQGAFLSDLEIERVVEFASNQQEQVFDEDFISNDDNQDTFAIGGSNDELYDEIKDFVIQIQKASTSLIQRRFSIGYNRAAKIIDDLEINGIIGPQNGSKPREVFIMNEDYYN; encoded by the coding sequence ATGAAAGACTTGGAGCGCGAGCAAGCGTTTGATCATCAAAATGATGACCGAACAAGAGCATTTAATGTTTATAAAAAGCAGCGTCGTGGTGATTCGGTTGGTTGAATCATCGGGGCATTGCTACTTTTCTTTTTCAATATTGTTTCAATTGCTCGTTTAACAATTGTTGGTCAATTTTTTGATGATGTTTTATTTACTTTACCATTTGGTTGGTTTAAATATGTAATTTATTTGGTCTTCTTTATTGTTGATATCTCAATTTATTTTGGAATTAAATATAAATTTAAAACTCGATTTTTATTAATGATTGGTGCAACAATAATCGTATCATGTTGATTGATCTCAGCCATTTTATTAATAGTTGCCTGAGGTTCAGATTCAAAACTATTTGTTATCGATAGTTATTGGTCTAAAAATATGGTAAGTGATGTAATGGGAAGTTATTTTAGAAATTGAAAAGAAAATTCAATTTTTTCAGACACAGCTACAAACTCCAATCCTTGATTAATTTCTCCACCCGAAAGTTACTTTACAATGTGAGCTGGAGGGGGAATCTTTGGAAACCTTTTAGCAGCATTAGCAGGATTTACAACAATATTTGGTGGTTTAATAATAGCAATTTTCGCGTTTTTTATAACAATGGTTTGAATATTTACCGGAGATCCTTTATTTTTATTTAAACCTAAAGCAAAACGCAGAGGAAGAAGCTTGCGAATTTTAAAATTGCAGGGAACAGCAGCTGTAAAGCCAAAATCAAGAGGGCGATATGTCAATACGCTAGATTTTAATCCCAACAATGACTTTAATGACCGAATGGTGCTAGAATCAATTAAAGAAAGTGACGTTACGATAGAATTACCAAGTTTTCGTCGCCATCGTCAAGAAGATTTATACCAAAATCATCGTCAAGATTTTTATAATACACAACTTGACTTTTCTCAAACTGATGAAATTTCACCTCATCATCAATTAGACGATGATAAATTTTTGCAAAAAGGAGCAAGAGGATATCGACAAATTCAAGAACAAGAGCCCAATTATTATGATCAAAGTTATCAAAATTTTCAAAACCGCTTGGTCCCAAATAGAAATCTTCAATCAGATTTAGATAAGCCCAAATATAAAATTCCTGATGAGAATCCACCATTGCGCGATAATTATTATGAAACCCGCCGCCAAAAGGATAATCTTTATGAAATTCCACAGTCAGGTATTTATGGTAATATTTCAACAAATCAAGCAAGAGCTATTTTTGAAAAAGAAACTCAGGTTACACCTTTTGGAGCAAATGGTAAAACTGTTGAGTTTTTTGGCAATAAAAATAATGATGATAAAGAGCCAAGGCTTTCACCAAGTCAAGAAAATCGCATGGAGGAAGTTAATTTTAATAAACCTCGTCAATCAACATTAGATGAATTTATTTCATCTGAAAAAATTGAACGCCAAAATTACCAAGAGGCTCTTGCAAAACAAAATCAAGTTCGTGGGCCAATGGCCGAAATTGCGGCGCAACGAAATAATACAAGAGTAATAGGTAGCAATTTTTTAAATAATTCATTAATGCACCCAAATAAAATAGAAGTTGATAAAAATAAAAAAGTCAAAAAAGAAATTTATGTAAACAAAGGATATAAAATCCCGCCAATTTCATTATTAGATGAGCACAATACAAGCTTAGAGGATTTGCGTCGAAATGAGGCGATGGCGCACGCTAAAGCAGAGGCAATAAATAATGCTCTTGCGCAGTTTAATGTAAGTGCAAAAGTTGTTAATATGAATATTGGTCCAACAGTTACTAAATTTGAGCTTCAACCAGCCCCAGGAACAAAAGTAAATAGCATCATATCTTTGGAAAATGACTTAAAACTAGCCCTAGCAAGTCAAAACGTGCGCCTAGAAGCGCCAATCCAGGGAAAAGCTCTTGTAGGGATTGAATTAGCCAACGAGGTAGCCAGTTTAGTTCGTTTACGAAGTGTAATTGAAAAAACCCCAATTCAGAAAATGAATTCAAAGTTAATGTTTGCAATTGGAAAAAATGTTACAGGAGAGTTATTGTTTGCGGAATTAGACAAAATGCCGCACTTACTAGTTGCAGGTTCAACAGGTAGTGGTAAATCGGTAATGATAAACACAATTATCACTTCGATATTGTTGCGAAGCAAGCCGCATGAGGTTAAATTTTTAATGATTGATCCCAAAAAAGTAGAATTACAAATTTATTCTAACCTTCCTCATTTGTTAGCTCCAGTAATCAATGATATGCGCGAAGCAAATAATGCACTGAAAAAAGTAATAAATGAAATGGAAAGAAGATACAGTCTGTTTACAGAAATTGGTGCTAAAAATATAGAAGGTTATAATGCAAAAGTTACTGAAGAAAAAAGTCGACTTCCATTTTATGTAATTGTTATTGACGAGCTAGCGGATTTAATGATGACAGCAAACAAAAAAGATGTTGAAGATAGCATTATGAGACTAACACAAATGGCTCGCGCTGCTGGAATCCATTTAATCGTTGCAACACAGAGGCCATCAACGGATGTTTTAACAGGAGTAATTAAGTCAAATATTCCAACAAGAATTGCTTTTGCAGTTTCGTCTGGAATTGATTCACGAACAATTCTGGACTCTACAGGGGCAGAAAAATTAATTGGTCGTGGTGATCTTCTTTATATGCCACCTGGAAGCTCAAACTTAATTCGTGCCCAAGGGGCTTTTCTAAGTGATTTAGAAATTGAAAGAGTTGTTGAGTTTGCCTCAAATCAACAAGAACAAGTTTTTGATGAAGATTTTATCAGCAACGATGATAATCAAGATACATTTGCAATTGGTGGATCAAATGATGAACTCTATGACGAAATTAAGGATTTTGTGATTCAAATTCAAAAGGCATCAACATCATTGATTCAACGTCGCTTTAGTATCGGTTATAATAGGGCGGCTAAAATTATTGATGATTTAGAAATCAACGGGATTATAGGGCCGCAAAATGGTTCAAAACCACGAGAGGTCTTTATTATGAACGAGGATTATTATAATTAA
- a CDS encoding ABC transporter substrate-binding protein, producing MLKTRLKFLAAISAVSLASSSVVSCGITAQRLMTRLNDVNTFKFTYLYPLTSWSTGITMQAEDGRYLNNLQGTLMTNDQFGRIVGDLIDDSKIESNSDSTSWDFEFKEGAYWFDAFGNKQRQIVGQDMLNTAFYVLNNRSISETSGLWETFVKGATELKEKLNGIKGPDGNFIVQPATPEEREVLMKSFEGIKLYDDNPRKFTFNLAKGVPYFKTVITYTAFSPLPDKAIDENNPRESYYNYGKNWRVPWYSGAYLVKNYEPTSQIALEKNQNYVNSSDVHINRLEYTYLKNADVSRNRILFESGDSSEAIIAPNDSAGWNKYVGKDAANPIFEGATSQVSPDPTTFNFTMNLANVDQSDMAKKANLAITTKSVRALLSNFLNRSLYAKFYSDALDSDETSSFLRNVYTARRFVLEDDGTDYASYVEKTYQENVIENKVNSGSTSKSAADLLADGSDALQKNDQNLRASFNYSDPQENVTLETLFPKVKKDLSKVGLNERVKIPVLMNGNLSTTANIYLENMIDTFNSLKDNPIEIVKNITVDVTEYQTQLKKGSWNLAVSGWSPDYSDPSTYLNTYAIGGDLQGYTGTQRLAKFNYEGDKISEDFEFNKEFSYLSNSQEAIETVKNYISYTNKVSAADKITDNLKNRYKAFSEAEFDLIYRDYLLIPLYVPNGSYQVKLTYVKPFTQPLTPYGGSKYRFNYVELTPFLLTKRERDILAIRFEEQKRLINENLNRKAFK from the coding sequence ATGTTAAAAACTAGACTAAAATTTCTAGCAGCAATATCCGCTGTTTCACTTGCAAGTAGTAGTGTTGTTAGTTGTGGTATAACCGCTCAGCGATTAATGACCCGATTAAATGATGTTAATACTTTTAAATTTACATACTTATACCCTTTAACAAGCTGATCAACTGGTATAACTATGCAAGCAGAAGACGGAAGATACTTAAATAATTTACAAGGGACTCTAATGACAAACGACCAGTTTGGAAGGATAGTAGGAGACTTAATCGATGATTCAAAAATTGAATCAAATTCAGATAGCACAAGTTGGGATTTTGAATTTAAAGAAGGTGCTTATTGATTTGATGCTTTTGGAAATAAACAACGCCAGATAGTTGGTCAAGACATGTTAAATACTGCCTTTTACGTTTTAAATAATCGTAGTATTTCAGAAACTTCTGGGCTTTGAGAAACTTTTGTTAAGGGAGCAACTGAACTTAAGGAAAAATTGAACGGGATAAAGGGACCAGATGGAAACTTCATTGTCCAACCAGCAACTCCAGAAGAGCGCGAAGTCCTTATGAAGTCTTTTGAAGGAATTAAATTATATGATGACAATCCAAGAAAATTTACATTTAATTTAGCAAAGGGAGTACCTTATTTTAAAACAGTTATTACTTATACTGCATTTAGTCCACTTCCCGATAAAGCGATTGATGAAAATAATCCTCGTGAATCATATTATAATTACGGAAAAAATTGAAGAGTGCCGTGATACTCAGGGGCCTACCTAGTTAAAAACTACGAGCCTACTTCACAAATTGCTTTAGAAAAGAATCAAAATTACGTAAATTCTTCAGACGTTCATATTAATCGATTAGAATACACTTACTTAAAAAATGCTGATGTTAGTCGAAATCGAATTTTATTTGAATCAGGAGATTCCAGCGAGGCTATCATTGCTCCAAATGATTCAGCTGGATGAAATAAATACGTAGGAAAAGACGCTGCAAATCCAATTTTCGAAGGAGCAACTAGTCAAGTATCTCCAGATCCAACAACATTTAACTTTACAATGAATTTGGCAAATGTTGATCAAAGTGATATGGCTAAAAAAGCAAATCTAGCAATTACTACAAAATCTGTGAGAGCCTTACTTTCTAACTTTCTAAACCGAAGCCTTTATGCTAAATTTTACTCAGATGCTCTTGATTCTGATGAAACTTCATCATTTTTAAGAAATGTTTATACAGCGAGAAGATTTGTTCTAGAAGATGACGGAACAGATTACGCTAGTTATGTTGAAAAAACTTATCAAGAAAACGTTATTGAAAACAAAGTGAATAGTGGTAGCACTTCAAAATCAGCCGCTGACTTACTGGCTGATGGAAGTGATGCTTTACAAAAAAATGACCAAAACTTAAGAGCAAGTTTTAATTATTCAGACCCACAAGAAAATGTGACTTTAGAAACACTTTTTCCAAAAGTTAAAAAAGATTTATCAAAAGTTGGTTTAAATGAAAGAGTTAAGATTCCAGTATTAATGAATGGAAATTTATCAACCACAGCAAATATTTATTTAGAAAATATGATAGATACTTTTAACTCATTAAAAGATAACCCAATTGAAATAGTTAAAAATATTACTGTTGATGTTACAGAATACCAAACCCAATTAAAAAAAGGTAGTTGAAATTTAGCAGTTTCAGGTTGATCACCAGATTATTCTGACCCTTCAACTTATTTAAATACTTATGCAATTGGTGGAGATTTACAAGGTTATACAGGAACCCAAAGACTAGCTAAATTTAATTATGAGGGTGACAAAATAAGTGAAGACTTTGAGTTTAACAAGGAGTTTAGCTATTTATCAAATAGCCAAGAAGCAATTGAAACAGTCAAAAATTATATAAGTTATACAAACAAGGTTAGTGCCGCAGATAAAATAACTGATAATTTAAAAAATCGTTATAAAGCCTTTTCAGAAGCTGAATTTGATTTAATTTATCGTGATTATCTACTAATTCCGTTGTATGTTCCAAATGGTAGTTACCAAGTTAAGTTAACTTATGTAAAACCATTTACTCAACCTTTAACACCATATGGAGGTTCAAAGTACCGCTTTAATTACGTTGAGTTGACCCCGTTCTTATTAACAAAACGTGAGCGCGATATTTTAGCAATTCGTTTTGAAGAACAAAAAAGATTAATTAATGAAAATTTAAACAGAAAGGCTTTTAAATAA
- the oppF gene encoding oligopeptide ABC transporter ATP-binding protein OppF: MKINEKEPFIMVRDLEVQFRAKGKVFKAIKGVNFDVLKGETLGLVGESGSGKTTIGRALMGIQPIHDGTVYLENNVIGGKLPNLNFMNKKILDKISDMTLNINASIVALNNYIKSAKITYYKYVENKNYNPKTNELVEFTKNDFTLNDNTNFYKKISTNDWSAKQFELVKSLIHSNLKSLISVINLQKRLIRFVDNLSSYIPEIDPKIEKSILKKQNETMDLVLQTKKLNNQIYENILKIEVIRKKFRRKEYKSLVDFFNDIFRILKDVTLGCRKSSKIFLTISDNHKMNVALSSCKKNRQKQIQYYESLTSVNKTEFVTELEKRLTKLDGEVEMSKDSKAINEIYQKTLNEITNLETDTINEIRLVEIYRRLLNNDEVPTIQLEAIHELLEFLKLPAIDDVIKQSKFFVLQTAKSRRELKKRMQMIFQDPAASLNDRMAVGQIIGEGLENFPELYKNDESRNAYVEFYNSNLKEGQEALTIDKVKDNDVKQFLIISLLKEVGLLSEHLSRYPHEFSGGQRQRIGIARALVMHPEFVVADEPISALDVSIRAQVLNLLKQFQDKFNLTYIFVAHDLSVVRFIADRIAVIYHGEIVELAEANELFNNPMHPYTKSLLTAIPLPDPKQEKKKIHIDYNPEEVHADYIFDVPEFVEITPGHFVLANSREFNQLINK, from the coding sequence ATGAAAATAAACGAAAAAGAACCTTTTATTATGGTTCGTGACCTTGAAGTTCAATTTAGAGCTAAAGGAAAAGTTTTTAAAGCTATTAAAGGAGTCAACTTTGATGTTCTAAAAGGGGAAACTCTCGGTCTTGTTGGAGAATCTGGAAGTGGAAAAACTACAATTGGTCGAGCGCTAATGGGAATTCAACCAATTCACGACGGAACAGTTTATTTAGAAAATAATGTGATTGGTGGTAAGTTGCCAAACCTTAATTTTATGAATAAAAAAATTCTTGATAAAATTAGTGACATGACTTTAAATATAAATGCTTCCATTGTAGCTTTAAATAATTATATAAAATCTGCTAAAATAACATATTATAAATATGTAGAAAATAAAAATTATAACCCAAAAACTAATGAATTAGTTGAGTTTACCAAAAATGATTTCACTCTAAATGATAATACTAATTTTTATAAAAAAATTAGTACCAACGATTGATCTGCAAAGCAATTCGAATTAGTAAAATCGCTAATTCACTCAAATTTAAAATCGTTAATAAGCGTTATTAATTTACAAAAACGTCTAATTCGTTTTGTTGATAATTTAAGTTCTTACATTCCAGAAATCGACCCTAAAATCGAAAAATCAATTTTGAAAAAACAAAACGAAACAATGGATTTGGTTTTACAAACTAAGAAGTTAAATAATCAAATTTATGAAAATATCTTAAAAATTGAAGTTATTCGCAAAAAGTTCCGTCGAAAAGAATATAAGTCATTAGTTGATTTCTTTAATGATATTTTTAGAATTTTAAAAGATGTTACATTGGGTTGTCGCAAGTCTTCTAAAATATTTTTGACAATTTCAGATAATCATAAAATGAATGTTGCGCTTTCAAGTTGCAAAAAAAATCGTCAAAAGCAAATCCAATATTATGAATCTTTAACATCGGTCAATAAAACTGAATTTGTTACAGAATTAGAAAAAAGACTGACAAAGCTTGATGGTGAAGTTGAAATGTCAAAAGATAGTAAAGCCATTAATGAGATTTACCAAAAAACACTTAATGAAATCACCAACTTAGAAACTGATACTATTAATGAAATAAGATTGGTTGAAATATATCGTCGATTATTAAATAATGACGAAGTACCAACAATTCAGTTAGAAGCAATCCACGAATTACTAGAGTTTCTAAAGTTACCAGCAATTGATGATGTCATTAAACAATCAAAGTTTTTCGTTTTACAAACTGCAAAATCTCGCCGAGAACTTAAAAAAAGAATGCAAATGATTTTTCAAGATCCCGCAGCATCATTAAATGATCGTATGGCAGTTGGTCAAATTATTGGAGAAGGCCTTGAAAATTTCCCAGAACTTTATAAAAATGATGAAAGTCGAAATGCTTATGTTGAATTTTATAATAGCAATTTAAAAGAAGGGCAAGAAGCTTTGACAATTGATAAAGTTAAAGATAATGATGTAAAACAATTTCTAATTATTTCTTTATTAAAAGAGGTAGGATTGCTTTCAGAACATCTATCGCGATATCCTCATGAATTCTCGGGAGGTCAAAGACAAAGAATCGGAATCGCTCGAGCACTTGTTATGCATCCCGAATTTGTTGTCGCCGATGAGCCAATTTCAGCACTTGACGTTTCAATTAGAGCCCAAGTCTTGAACTTACTAAAACAATTTCAAGATAAATTTAATTTAACCTATATTTTTGTAGCTCATGATTTATCTGTTGTTCGTTTTATTGCTGATAGAATTGCAGTAATTTATCATGGAGAAATTGTTGAACTAGCAGAGGCAAACGAATTGTTTAACAACCCAATGCATCCATATACTAAATCACTATTGACGGCAATTCCATTACCGGATCCAAAACAAGAAAAGAAAAAAATTCATATTGATTATAATCCAGAAGAAGTTCATGCAGATTACATCTTTGATGTTCCAGAATTTGTTGAAATTACCCCAGGTCATTTTGTTCTAGCTAATTCTCGTGAATTTAATCAATTAATTAATAAATAA
- the oppD gene encoding oligopeptide ABC transporter ATP-binding protein OppD, which translates to MEKIISIKDLIVKFRVRSRTLTAIRNVSFDIYDGETVAIVGESGSGKSVMTKTLTNMLEENGWVSNGSITYFPSARSVESGNAYFTEETDLLDFHKKLLEKSTRKGIIRQNKKTIKEKSTLIEKINALDPKVVEEKLRVLNESLQNNKTKYEFAKSNRGISKAIPIIEAIELYEDILKTAVDAKYKTSKLENLSSQIETAQIEIEKFRVPSLIQRLKLSKNIKIIKKYSQNPELVEAKDFETINKYFTNKSHLSEFEAQLQVINNQMVEKLPINQKTLNNLLIDWKCIYQPSFLTQKKANKEITKLRGATIATIFQDPMTSLNPLLPVGFQITEVLKKHHNMSRHEAKEEAIALLGKVGIPNPEKRYKDIPGRYSGGMRQRVVIAIALACRPKILICDEPTTALDVTIQSQILNLIKDLQKEYGFTTIFITHDLGVVANIADRVAVMYAGQIIEHGSVDDIFFNPQHPYTWSLLSSLPQLGVKGEELFSIPGTPPSLFSNIKGDAFAPRNQYAMKVDYLYEPPMFKVSETHYAKTWLLDPRSPKVKRPKQLDILSQAVSDAKVGD; encoded by the coding sequence ATGGAAAAAATTATTTCAATTAAAGATTTAATAGTTAAATTCCGTGTTCGTTCACGAACTTTAACGGCAATTCGTAATGTTTCTTTTGACATTTATGATGGAGAAACAGTAGCTATTGTTGGGGAATCGGGTAGCGGTAAATCGGTAATGACAAAAACTCTAACAAATATGCTAGAGGAAAACGGTTGAGTAAGTAATGGCTCAATTACATATTTCCCAAGTGCACGTTCAGTGGAATCCGGAAATGCCTATTTTACTGAAGAGACAGATTTACTAGACTTCCATAAAAAACTTTTGGAAAAAAGCACTCGTAAAGGGATTATAAGACAAAACAAAAAGACAATTAAGGAAAAATCAACACTGATAGAAAAAATTAATGCTTTGGATCCTAAGGTTGTTGAGGAAAAACTGCGAGTTTTAAATGAAAGTTTGCAAAATAATAAGACTAAATATGAGTTTGCCAAGTCAAATCGTGGAATTAGCAAAGCAATTCCAATAATTGAGGCAATAGAGCTTTATGAAGATATTTTAAAAACAGCCGTTGATGCAAAATACAAAACTTCAAAATTGGAAAACCTGTCTTCTCAAATAGAAACAGCCCAAATTGAGATTGAAAAATTTCGTGTTCCAAGTTTAATACAACGCTTAAAACTCTCAAAAAATATTAAGATTATCAAAAAATATTCGCAAAATCCTGAATTGGTTGAAGCAAAAGACTTTGAAACTATTAACAAGTACTTTACCAATAAATCTCATTTGAGTGAATTTGAAGCCCAACTTCAAGTAATTAATAATCAAATGGTTGAAAAATTACCTATAAACCAAAAGACTTTAAATAACTTGCTAATTGATTGGAAATGTATTTACCAACCAAGTTTTTTAACTCAAAAAAAAGCGAATAAAGAAATAACCAAACTTCGTGGAGCAACAATAGCTACCATCTTTCAAGATCCAATGACAAGTTTAAACCCGCTACTACCGGTTGGTTTTCAAATCACAGAAGTTTTAAAAAAGCATCATAACATGTCTCGCCATGAAGCTAAAGAAGAAGCGATTGCTCTCTTGGGCAAAGTTGGTATTCCTAATCCAGAAAAAAGGTATAAAGATATTCCGGGAAGATATTCTGGGGGAATGAGACAAAGAGTTGTAATCGCAATTGCGTTAGCTTGTCGTCCAAAAATTTTAATTTGTGATGAGCCAACAACAGCACTGGATGTAACAATTCAGTCGCAAATTTTAAATTTAATTAAAGATTTACAAAAAGAATATGGCTTTACAACAATTTTTATTACCCATGATTTAGGTGTCGTCGCTAATATTGCTGACCGAGTTGCTGTTATGTATGCTGGGCAAATTATTGAGCACGGAAGTGTTGATGATATTTTCTTTAACCCACAGCATCCATATACTTGATCGCTACTGTCATCGCTGCCACAATTGGGAGTAAAAGGTGAAGAATTGTTTTCAATTCCTGGAACACCACCATCACTTTTCTCAAATATTAAAGGAGATGCATTTGCGCCAAGAAACCAATATGCAATGAAAGTTGACTATCTATATGAACCACCAATGTTTAAGGTTAGTGAAACTCATTATGCAAAAACCTGATTATTAGACCCAAGGTCTCCTAAAGTAAAACGACCAAAGCAGTTAGATATATTATCACAAGCTGTTAGCGATGCAAAGGTTGGTGATTAG